In one Butyrivibrio proteoclasticus B316 genomic region, the following are encoded:
- a CDS encoding pseudouridine synthase: MRLDKFLGLFDIGTRKQIKEYLKNGRCSVNGEVVTRPDIHVDENNDEISFDGKTLRYSKYHYYMLYKPQGVVSATTDGRNTTVLDLLQEENVKGLSPAGRLDIDTEGLLLLTDDGGLIHRLLSPKKHVDKVYEVHLRKDLSDKDIESLEKGVNIGDTKDNGEIDYTLPARVVRMDEDDENRPVVHLIIHEGRFHQVKRMMEAVGNEVLFLKRLSMGPLILDETLEPGEYRQLTQEELKQLGV; encoded by the coding sequence TTGAGACTAGATAAATTTCTGGGACTGTTTGATATCGGTACCCGCAAGCAAATAAAAGAATATTTAAAAAATGGAAGATGTAGTGTTAACGGAGAGGTTGTAACCAGGCCTGACATACATGTTGATGAGAATAATGACGAGATTTCTTTTGACGGCAAAACTCTCAGATACAGTAAATATCACTACTACATGTTATATAAGCCTCAGGGAGTAGTATCTGCTACAACAGACGGCAGAAATACTACTGTTCTTGATCTTTTGCAGGAAGAAAATGTAAAAGGATTAAGCCCTGCCGGAAGACTTGATATAGATACAGAAGGACTTTTGCTCTTAACAGATGATGGTGGTCTTATACATAGACTTTTATCACCAAAAAAGCATGTTGATAAAGTATATGAAGTACATCTGCGAAAAGATTTATCTGACAAGGATATCGAAAGTCTTGAAAAGGGCGTGAATATTGGTGATACCAAAGATAATGGTGAGATTGATTACACACTGCCTGCAAGAGTTGTTCGTATGGATGAGGATGATGAGAATAGACCTGTTGTTCACCTGATCATTCATGAAGGTAGATTTCATCAGGTTAAGCGTATGATGGAAGCAGTAGGGAATGAGGTTTTGTTTTTAAAGAGACTGTCCATGGGGCCGCTAATTTTGGACGAGACGCTAGAACCTGGTGAGTACAGACAGTTAACCCAGGAAGAACTTAAGCAGTTAGGAGTTTGA
- the hisG gene encoding ATP phosphoribosyltransferase, translated as MRYLTFALGKGRLVDSTMELLNKCGISCEEILDKKTRKLIFTNEELKLKFFLAKGPDVPTYVEYGAADIGIVGADTILEENRRVYEVLDLGFGKCRMCVCGPHDAKELLAHREMIRVASKYPNIAKDYFFNKKHQTVDIIKLNGSVELGPIVNLSDVIVDIVETGSTLRENGLEVLEEICPLSARMIVNQVSMQMETERIRKLINDMKENLS; from the coding sequence ATGCGATATTTGACATTTGCTCTTGGCAAAGGAAGACTTGTTGATTCCACAATGGAATTATTAAATAAATGTGGTATTTCCTGCGAAGAGATACTTGATAAGAAGACCAGAAAACTTATTTTTACAAATGAAGAGCTTAAGCTCAAATTCTTTTTGGCGAAAGGCCCTGATGTTCCCACATACGTAGAATATGGCGCTGCGGATATCGGTATTGTAGGCGCAGATACTATTTTAGAGGAAAACAGAAGGGTATATGAAGTCCTTGATCTTGGCTTTGGAAAATGCAGGATGTGCGTTTGCGGACCTCATGATGCCAAAGAGCTTTTGGCCCATAGAGAGATGATCAGAGTTGCAAGCAAGTATCCTAATATTGCAAAGGATTACTTTTTTAACAAAAAACATCAGACGGTCGATATTATTAAGCTAAATGGATCAGTAGAGCTTGGCCCTATAGTTAATCTTTCTGATGTAATCGTAGATATAGTTGAGACAGGTTCTACACTTAGAGAAAATGGCCTTGAAGTGCTTGAAGAAATATGTCCTTTATCAGCACGAATGATTGTAAACCAGGTCAGCATGCAGATGGAAACCGAGAGAATCAGAAAACTTATTAATGACATGAAGGAGAATTTATCATAA
- the coaD gene encoding pantetheine-phosphate adenylyltransferase has product MKTAVYPGSFDPVTYGHLDIIRRASRMFDTVIVAVMCNSAKTPLFTLDERVKMIRESVKDLDNVVIESFDGLLINYCKEKNIHIVVRGLRAITDFEYELQIAQTNRELSHNEVDTVFLTTNLKYSYLSSSVVKEIASYNGDITPCVPDFVAEELYNKYGHDRTK; this is encoded by the coding sequence ATGAAGACTGCAGTATATCCTGGAAGCTTTGATCCAGTAACATACGGTCATTTGGACATTATAAGGCGCGCATCCCGTATGTTTGATACGGTTATCGTTGCAGTAATGTGCAATTCCGCGAAAACTCCATTGTTTACGCTTGATGAACGTGTTAAAATGATAAGAGAGTCTGTTAAAGACCTTGATAACGTGGTTATTGAGTCTTTTGATGGTCTTCTTATTAACTATTGTAAAGAGAAAAATATACATATTGTCGTAAGAGGACTTCGTGCTATAACTGATTTTGAATATGAACTTCAGATAGCCCAGACCAATAGAGAGTTATCACATAATGAAGTAGATACAGTCTTTTTGACTACAAATCTTAAGTATTCGTATCTTAGCAGTTCTGTTGTAAAAGAGATAGCAAGTTATAATGGGGATATTACTCCTTGCGTTCCAGATTTTGTGGCAGAAGAGTTATACAACAAATACGGACATGACAGAACCAAATAA
- the hisZ gene encoding ATP phosphoribosyltransferase regulatory subunit — MSKILLHTPDGVRDIYGKECSDRKYIINKIHDKMESFGYSSIETPTFEFFDVFAEEINASDTKELYKFFDKEGNTLVLRPDFTPSIARCASKVMLENGNPVRVCYEGNSFLNVSNLQGKLKENCNIGVELMNDSSVYADAETIALLIESLKSSGLQDFQVSVGDADYYKGLCAEAGITPETEEEIREQIIGKNYFAAEAIMREKNIPDKYSELIVKVSEFIGSDDALEKAASQVQNERSLAAIKRLKDLYKVLTYYGVEKYISFDLGILSRFNYYTGVIFSAYTYGVGDAIAKGGRYDNLLGKYGTDAPAIGFSIIVDDLMSALYRQGIKVENNTEIETITYTQETFESALNKANALRNQGRNVVLKAE, encoded by the coding sequence ATGAGCAAAATCCTATTACATACTCCGGATGGAGTAAGAGATATTTATGGTAAGGAATGTAGTGACAGGAAATACATTATAAATAAGATTCATGACAAGATGGAGAGCTTTGGCTATTCATCAATAGAAACTCCAACTTTTGAGTTCTTTGACGTATTTGCAGAGGAAATAAACGCTTCTGATACCAAGGAACTATACAAATTCTTTGATAAGGAAGGTAATACTCTTGTTTTAAGACCTGACTTTACTCCCTCAATAGCAAGATGTGCATCCAAGGTCATGCTTGAGAACGGTAATCCAGTCAGAGTCTGTTATGAAGGTAATTCTTTCCTAAACGTATCAAATCTTCAGGGAAAGCTTAAAGAAAACTGCAACATTGGTGTTGAGCTTATGAATGATTCCTCTGTCTATGCAGATGCGGAAACGATAGCTCTTTTAATAGAGTCTTTGAAGAGTAGCGGACTCCAGGATTTTCAGGTCAGTGTCGGAGATGCTGATTATTATAAAGGGTTGTGTGCAGAAGCAGGAATCACTCCAGAAACCGAGGAAGAAATCCGTGAACAGATCATAGGTAAAAACTATTTTGCTGCTGAAGCTATCATGAGGGAAAAAAATATACCTGATAAGTATAGTGAGCTTATAGTCAAGGTTTCTGAGTTTATAGGTTCTGATGATGCTCTCGAAAAAGCCGCAAGTCAGGTTCAGAATGAGAGATCTCTTGCTGCGATAAAAAGGCTCAAAGACCTGTATAAGGTACTTACCTATTATGGAGTTGAGAAATACATATCGTTTGATCTTGGCATCCTTAGCCGATTTAATTACTATACAGGTGTTATTTTTAGCGCATATACCTATGGTGTAGGTGATGCTATAGCCAAAGGCGGCCGATATGACAATCTTCTGGGCAAATATGGCACAGATGCACCGGCGATAGGCTTTTCTATTATAGTTGATGACCTTATGTCTGCTTTGTACAGACAGGGCATAAAGGTTGAAAACAATACTGAAATCGAAACAATTACCTATACACAGGAAACTTTTGAATCAGCACTTAATAAAGCTAATGCACTTAGAAATCAAGGCAGAAACGTTGTACTTAAGGCTGAGTAA
- a CDS encoding Holliday junction resolvase RecU: MPTWKSRGLRGSTLEELINRSNERYQELGLALIQKIPTPITPINIEKETRHITLAYFDQKSTVDYIGAVQGIPVCFDAKECAYTTFTLENIHPHQVRFMSDFERQDGIAFFLIYFTSLNEFYYLPFRRLKEFWERAENGGRKSFRRDELSDDYIIRSPGDSGILIPYLDLIQRDLDDR, translated from the coding sequence ATGCCTACTTGGAAATCAAGAGGTCTGCGTGGTTCCACTTTAGAGGAACTTATAAATCGTTCTAATGAGAGATATCAGGAATTGGGACTTGCTCTTATACAGAAAATCCCAACTCCTATTACTCCCATCAATATTGAAAAAGAAACAAGGCACATAACACTTGCTTACTTCGACCAGAAAAGTACCGTTGACTATATTGGAGCGGTACAGGGAATTCCTGTTTGTTTTGATGCCAAGGAATGTGCTTATACAACTTTTACTCTCGAAAATATCCATCCTCATCAGGTGCGTTTCATGTCTGATTTTGAACGCCAGGATGGAATCGCTTTTTTTCTTATTTATTTTACCTCACTTAATGAATTTTATTATTTACCTTTCAGGAGACTTAAGGAATTCTGGGAAAGAGCTGAAAACGGTGGCAGAAAGAGCTTTAGAAGAGATGAACTTTCCGATGATTACATCATAAGATCACCGGGAGATTCCGGAATTCTTATCCCATATCTGGATCTCATTCAAAGAGATTTGGATGACAGGTAA
- a CDS encoding RluA family pseudouridine synthase produces MKEIVIGNNESDKRLDGFLKSYLPNASMGFIYKMLRKKNITLNGKKASGTEKLASNDVICIFFADETLEKFRGISTDSTQSGNNSNSRSDIQDYCKREISSYKKIGELKVIYENKHVIFVDKPAGLLSQKSKDTDDSLNDWLIGYMLTNNLITPSELETYKPSICNRLDRNTSGLVICAKSLLGARTMNNMLKDRTLHKYYRTIVTGQISESSELKGFLYKDEKKNKVFIKTSDPGDDRYSYIETEYKPVRYYYDLDMTLLEVKLITGKPHQIRAHLQSIGHPIIGDVKYGGSPVKGLKYQLLHSYRLVLPKDLNDVFCDIAGKEFIAELPDTFGSIIGKG; encoded by the coding sequence ATGAAGGAAATAGTAATTGGTAATAATGAATCAGATAAGCGCTTGGATGGATTTTTGAAATCATATTTGCCTAATGCTTCCATGGGTTTTATCTATAAAATGCTCAGAAAAAAGAATATAACTCTTAACGGCAAAAAAGCTTCCGGCACGGAGAAACTTGCATCCAATGATGTTATATGCATTTTCTTTGCCGATGAAACTCTTGAAAAATTCAGGGGAATTTCTACAGACAGCACACAGTCAGGAAATAACAGCAATTCACGTTCAGATATACAGGATTATTGCAAAAGAGAAATTTCAAGCTACAAGAAGATAGGTGAACTTAAGGTTATTTACGAAAATAAACATGTTATATTTGTAGATAAACCGGCAGGTCTTCTTTCTCAAAAATCCAAGGATACCGATGATAGCTTAAACGATTGGCTTATCGGATACATGCTTACTAACAATTTAATAACACCTTCTGAACTTGAGACATATAAGCCGTCAATTTGCAATAGGCTTGATAGAAATACAAGTGGTCTTGTCATATGTGCCAAATCATTGCTGGGCGCAAGAACTATGAACAATATGCTCAAAGACAGGACCTTACATAAGTACTATCGTACAATAGTCACAGGACAAATCTCGGAATCTTCTGAGCTTAAGGGTTTTCTTTATAAAGATGAAAAGAAGAACAAGGTGTTTATTAAAACATCGGATCCGGGTGATGACAGGTACTCATACATTGAGACCGAATATAAGCCTGTAAGGTACTATTATGACCTTGATATGACACTTTTGGAAGTAAAACTGATAACAGGAAAGCCTCATCAGATCAGAGCTCATCTTCAGAGTATCGGTCATCCTATAATTGGTGATGTCAAATATGGTGGAAGTCCTGTTAAAGGGCTTAAATATCAGCTTCTTCACAGTTACAGGCTGGTTCTTCCCAAAGATTTAAATGATGTATTTTGCGATATCGCAGGAAAAGAATTTATTGCTGAGCTTCCTGATACTTTTGGAAGTATTATCGGAAAGGGGTAA
- a CDS encoding N-acetylmuramoyl-L-alanine amidase family protein produces the protein MKRVLACFITFIMAACMSLEMSDITGFAASKQTVVVIDPGHGGTGDRNLGAIYNGFVEKDLTLQVANAMKTELEKYDNVTVYLTRTKDAVNSLEDRAKFAQSVNADFVFSIHFNASSEHDFYGSEVWTSAFGNFYQKGQTFGLLESAELAELGLYQKGVKSKIGSTGKDYYGIIRHCVSRGIPCDIIEHCYLDHAYDVQYLKGQDFINSLGVADATAVAKYFKLKSSVNGNDFSNLTYNTVSKPSKRVHQDITDPEVCDIKVLAFDSESRNALVEMSAYDSQSPVIYFSYSYDGGKTFSTLQMWDSSKKTQSFNVKIPTSSRLSNIVCRAYNNYELYKQSNEVAIETR, from the coding sequence ATGAAAAGAGTATTAGCTTGTTTTATAACCTTTATCATGGCTGCATGTATGTCTCTTGAAATGTCAGATATTACAGGCTTTGCAGCCAGCAAACAGACAGTTGTAGTTATTGATCCCGGACACGGCGGAACAGGTGATAGAAACCTGGGAGCTATATATAATGGCTTTGTAGAGAAAGATCTTACTCTTCAGGTCGCCAATGCCATGAAAACAGAACTTGAAAAGTATGATAATGTTACTGTTTATCTGACAAGAACCAAGGATGCTGTTAACAGTCTTGAAGATAGAGCAAAGTTTGCTCAGAGTGTAAATGCAGATTTTGTATTTAGTATTCATTTTAACGCTTCCAGTGAGCATGATTTCTACGGCTCAGAAGTCTGGACTTCGGCATTTGGTAACTTTTATCAGAAAGGTCAGACCTTTGGACTTTTGGAGAGCGCAGAACTTGCAGAGCTTGGTTTATATCAAAAAGGCGTTAAGTCCAAAATAGGAAGTACAGGCAAGGACTACTATGGAATCATAAGACATTGTGTTTCAAGGGGAATTCCGTGTGATATCATTGAACACTGCTATCTTGATCATGCTTATGACGTTCAATACCTAAAAGGACAGGATTTCATTAATAGTCTTGGCGTAGCGGATGCTACAGCTGTTGCCAAATATTTCAAATTAAAATCTTCTGTAAATGGCAATGATTTTAGTAATCTGACTTATAATACAGTGTCTAAGCCTTCAAAAAGAGTACATCAGGATATCACTGATCCTGAAGTTTGTGATATAAAAGTTCTTGCCTTTGACTCAGAGAGCAGAAACGCTTTGGTTGAAATGTCCGCTTATGACTCTCAGAGTCCTGTGATTTATTTTTCATACAGCTATGATGGTGGCAAAACCTTCAGCACACTTCAGATGTGGGACAGCAGCAAAAAGACACAGTCTTTTAATGTTAAGATTCCTACATCAAGCAGATTATCGAATATTGTCTGCAGAGCCTATAATAATTATGAATTATACAAACAGAGTAATGAGGTAGCTATTGAGACTAGATAA
- the rsmD gene encoding 16S rRNA (guanine(966)-N(2))-methyltransferase RsmD, which translates to MRVIAGSARRLKLVTPEGNDTRPTQDRIKETLFNMIQLQVPGSVFIDLYAGSGGIGIEALSRGAKKAYFIDNAMSSYKCIMTNLKTTHFEDVSTVLKQDVVIGLRNIHEEEADIIFIDPPYHEDLYERTLSQLSSLNFVTENTMIIIESPLEMDFSFVSDLGFEVRREKEYKSNKHVFVYRKA; encoded by the coding sequence ATGAGAGTAATTGCAGGAAGCGCACGAAGGCTTAAACTTGTCACTCCTGAAGGTAATGATACAAGACCTACACAGGACAGGATCAAAGAGACACTATTTAATATGATCCAGCTCCAGGTTCCAGGTTCTGTATTCATTGACCTGTATGCAGGAAGCGGCGGAATAGGAATCGAGGCTTTATCAAGAGGAGCTAAAAAGGCGTATTTTATTGATAATGCCATGAGCAGTTATAAATGCATCATGACTAATCTTAAGACCACACATTTTGAAGATGTCTCAACTGTCCTCAAGCAGGATGTAGTTATAGGCCTTAGGAATATTCATGAGGAAGAGGCTGATATTATATTCATCGATCCTCCATATCATGAGGATCTCTATGAACGTACGCTTTCACAGCTCTCGTCACTTAATTTTGTAACTGAGAATACCATGATCATTATCGAAAGTCCTTTGGAAATGGATTTTTCTTTTGTTTCTGATCTTGGATTTGAAGTTAGAAGAGAAAAAGAATACAAATCAAACAAACATGTTTTTGTTTATAGAAAGGCTTGA